Proteins encoded by one window of Agelaius phoeniceus isolate bAgePho1 chromosome 3, bAgePho1.hap1, whole genome shotgun sequence:
- the TAF5L gene encoding TAF5-like RNA polymerase II p300/CBP-associated factor-associated factor 65 kDa subunit 5L isoform X1, giving the protein MVMKRVRTEQIQMAVSCYLKRRQYVDSEGPLKQGLRLCQTAEEMAANLTVQSESGCANVVSAAPCLAEPQQYEVQFGRLRNFLTDSDSQHSHEVMPLLYPLFVYLHLNMVQNGLKSTVDSFYSRFHGMFLQNASQKDIVEQLQTTMTIQDILSNLKLRAFLDNKYVIRLQEDSYNYLLRYLQSDNNNALCKVLTLHIHLDVQPAKRTDYQLYAGGSSSRNESNGLEPSDVPASILQNEAALDLLQDSIKRVKDGPPSLTTICFYAFYNTEQLLNTAEISPNSKLLAAGFDNSCVKLWSLRSRKLKSEPHLVDVSRIRLACDILDEEEEEDDNAGTEMKILRGHCGPVYSTRFLSDSSGLLSCSEDMSIRYWDLGSFTNTVLYQGHAYPVWDLDISPCSLYFASGSHDRTARLWSFDRTYPLRIYAGHLADVDCIKFHPNSNYLATGSTDKTVRLWSTQQGNSVRLFTGHRGPVLALAFSPNGKYLASAGEDQRLKLWDLASGTLYKELRGHTDNITSLTFSPDSSLIASASMDNSVRVWDIRNTYCNAPADGSSSELVGVYTGQMNNVLSVQFMACNLLLVTGIAQENQEH; this is encoded by the exons tCCAATCTGAGTCTGGTTGTGCCAACGTCGtgtctgcagctccctgcctggcagAGCCCCAGCAATATGAAGTACAGTTTGGACGATTACGCAATTTTCTGACAG attCAGATTCTCAGCACAGCCATGAAGTGATGCCTCTTCTATATCCCCTCTTCGTCTACCTCCATCTGAACATGGTCCAGAATGGCCTAAAAAGCACAGTGGACAGTTTTTACAGCCGCTTCCATGGCATGTTCTTGCAGAATGCCAGCCAGAAGGATATCGTTGAACAGTTGCAGACTACCATGACTATTCAAGATATCCTGTCCAACTTGAAGCTCCGGGCTTTTCTGGACAACAAATACGTCATCCGCCTTCAAGAGGACAGCTACAACTACCTTCTTCGCTACCTCCAAAGTGACAACAACAACGCCCTGTGCAAAGTCCTGACCTTGCACATTCACCTGGATGTGCAGCCTGCCAAGAGGACTGACTACCAGCTCTATGCCGGTGGGAGCTCCTCACGCAACGAGAGCAACGGCCTGGAACCCAGCGACGTGCCAGCGTCCATTCTGCAGAATGAGGCAGCGCTGGATTTACTGCAGGACAGCATTAAACGTGTCAAGGACGGGCCCCCTTCCTTAACCACCATCTGTTTCTATGCCTTCTATAACACGGAGCAGTTGCTGAACACTGCAGAGATTTCACCAAATAGCAAGCTGCTCGCTGCTGGGTTCGATAATTCATGTGTGAAGCTGTGGAGCCTGCGCTCCAGGAAGTTGAAATCTGAGCCCCACCTTGTTGATGTGTCCCGCATCCGTTTGGCTTGTGACATCCTGGATGAGGAG gaggaagaggatgacAACGCAGGCACAGAAATGAAGATCCTGAGAGGACACTGTGGACCTGTGTATAGTACGAGGTTCCTTTCAGACAGTTCAGGACTCTTATCTTGTTCTGAGGACATGTCCATCAGGTACTGGGACCTCGGAAGCTTTACAAACACTGTGTTGTACCAAGGACATGCCTATCCTGTCTGGGATTTGGATATTAGCCCCTGCAGCCTGTACTTTGCCAGCGGTTCCCACGATCGCACCGCCCGGCTCTGGTCGTTTGATCGGACGTACCCGCTGCGAATATATGCCGGCCATTTGGCGGACGTGGACTGCATCAAGTTCCACCCCAATTCCAACTACTTAGCCACGGGCTCCACGGACAAAACCGTGCGCCTGTGGAGCACCCAGCAGGGCAACTCGGTGCGGCTTTTCACCGGGCACCGGGGCCCCGTGCTGGCACTCGCCTTTTCCCCCAACGGTAAGTACCTGGCATCGGCAGGTGAAGACCAGAGGCTGAAGCTGTGGGACTTGGCATCAGGAACTCTTTACAAAGAACTGAGAGGGCACACAGACAATATAACCAGCCTTACTTTTAGCCCTGACAGTAGTTTAATTGCTTCGGCGTCGATGGACAATTCGGTTCGGGTCTGGGACATTCGGAACACGTACTGCAACGCCCCTGCGGATGGGTCTTCCAGTGAACTGGTTGGTGTATATACCGGACAGATGAATAATGTACTGAGCGTACAGTTTATGGCCTGTAATCTTCTTCTAGTGACTGgaattgcacaagaaaatcaggaacattaa
- the TAF5L gene encoding TAF5-like RNA polymerase II p300/CBP-associated factor-associated factor 65 kDa subunit 5L isoform X2, with protein sequence MKRVRTEQIQMAVSCYLKRRQYVDSEGPLKQGLRLCQTAEEMAANLTVQSESGCANVVSAAPCLAEPQQYEVQFGRLRNFLTDSDSQHSHEVMPLLYPLFVYLHLNMVQNGLKSTVDSFYSRFHGMFLQNASQKDIVEQLQTTMTIQDILSNLKLRAFLDNKYVIRLQEDSYNYLLRYLQSDNNNALCKVLTLHIHLDVQPAKRTDYQLYAGGSSSRNESNGLEPSDVPASILQNEAALDLLQDSIKRVKDGPPSLTTICFYAFYNTEQLLNTAEISPNSKLLAAGFDNSCVKLWSLRSRKLKSEPHLVDVSRIRLACDILDEEEEEDDNAGTEMKILRGHCGPVYSTRFLSDSSGLLSCSEDMSIRYWDLGSFTNTVLYQGHAYPVWDLDISPCSLYFASGSHDRTARLWSFDRTYPLRIYAGHLADVDCIKFHPNSNYLATGSTDKTVRLWSTQQGNSVRLFTGHRGPVLALAFSPNGKYLASAGEDQRLKLWDLASGTLYKELRGHTDNITSLTFSPDSSLIASASMDNSVRVWDIRNTYCNAPADGSSSELVGVYTGQMNNVLSVQFMACNLLLVTGIAQENQEH encoded by the exons tCCAATCTGAGTCTGGTTGTGCCAACGTCGtgtctgcagctccctgcctggcagAGCCCCAGCAATATGAAGTACAGTTTGGACGATTACGCAATTTTCTGACAG attCAGATTCTCAGCACAGCCATGAAGTGATGCCTCTTCTATATCCCCTCTTCGTCTACCTCCATCTGAACATGGTCCAGAATGGCCTAAAAAGCACAGTGGACAGTTTTTACAGCCGCTTCCATGGCATGTTCTTGCAGAATGCCAGCCAGAAGGATATCGTTGAACAGTTGCAGACTACCATGACTATTCAAGATATCCTGTCCAACTTGAAGCTCCGGGCTTTTCTGGACAACAAATACGTCATCCGCCTTCAAGAGGACAGCTACAACTACCTTCTTCGCTACCTCCAAAGTGACAACAACAACGCCCTGTGCAAAGTCCTGACCTTGCACATTCACCTGGATGTGCAGCCTGCCAAGAGGACTGACTACCAGCTCTATGCCGGTGGGAGCTCCTCACGCAACGAGAGCAACGGCCTGGAACCCAGCGACGTGCCAGCGTCCATTCTGCAGAATGAGGCAGCGCTGGATTTACTGCAGGACAGCATTAAACGTGTCAAGGACGGGCCCCCTTCCTTAACCACCATCTGTTTCTATGCCTTCTATAACACGGAGCAGTTGCTGAACACTGCAGAGATTTCACCAAATAGCAAGCTGCTCGCTGCTGGGTTCGATAATTCATGTGTGAAGCTGTGGAGCCTGCGCTCCAGGAAGTTGAAATCTGAGCCCCACCTTGTTGATGTGTCCCGCATCCGTTTGGCTTGTGACATCCTGGATGAGGAG gaggaagaggatgacAACGCAGGCACAGAAATGAAGATCCTGAGAGGACACTGTGGACCTGTGTATAGTACGAGGTTCCTTTCAGACAGTTCAGGACTCTTATCTTGTTCTGAGGACATGTCCATCAGGTACTGGGACCTCGGAAGCTTTACAAACACTGTGTTGTACCAAGGACATGCCTATCCTGTCTGGGATTTGGATATTAGCCCCTGCAGCCTGTACTTTGCCAGCGGTTCCCACGATCGCACCGCCCGGCTCTGGTCGTTTGATCGGACGTACCCGCTGCGAATATATGCCGGCCATTTGGCGGACGTGGACTGCATCAAGTTCCACCCCAATTCCAACTACTTAGCCACGGGCTCCACGGACAAAACCGTGCGCCTGTGGAGCACCCAGCAGGGCAACTCGGTGCGGCTTTTCACCGGGCACCGGGGCCCCGTGCTGGCACTCGCCTTTTCCCCCAACGGTAAGTACCTGGCATCGGCAGGTGAAGACCAGAGGCTGAAGCTGTGGGACTTGGCATCAGGAACTCTTTACAAAGAACTGAGAGGGCACACAGACAATATAACCAGCCTTACTTTTAGCCCTGACAGTAGTTTAATTGCTTCGGCGTCGATGGACAATTCGGTTCGGGTCTGGGACATTCGGAACACGTACTGCAACGCCCCTGCGGATGGGTCTTCCAGTGAACTGGTTGGTGTATATACCGGACAGATGAATAATGTACTGAGCGTACAGTTTATGGCCTGTAATCTTCTTCTAGTGACTGgaattgcacaagaaaatcaggaacattaa